In one Cloacibacillus porcorum genomic region, the following are encoded:
- a CDS encoding fructose-bisphosphatase class II, which translates to MTGATVSDWLKGVCYSGEGIETSSLVMRAKSGTLRCINAVHNQVRKAFFKFYTPPTVLILTVLQNASE; encoded by the coding sequence GTGACAGGCGCCACCGTAAGCGACTGGCTCAAAGGCGTATGTTACTCTGGCGAAGGAATCGAGACTTCATCGCTGGTCATGCGCGCGAAGAGCGGCACGCTGCGCTGCATCAACGCGGTGCACAACCAAGTACGTAAGGCGTTTTTTAAGTTTTATACACCGCCAACTGTCTTAATACTTACAGTTCTTCAAAACGCTTCCGAATGA
- a CDS encoding helix-turn-helix domain-containing protein, translating into MNISFFQHHTPPEIALALAANVRARRKERKLTQSRLAKLSGVSLGSIKRFESSGEISLKSLLNIAVVLGCEEDFLSLFTKKHYASIEDVINEKN; encoded by the coding sequence ATGAATATATCATTTTTTCAGCATCATACTCCGCCTGAAATCGCCCTTGCTCTTGCCGCTAATGTGCGTGCGCGCAGGAAGGAGAGGAAGCTCACGCAGAGCAGGCTGGCAAAGTTGTCGGGGGTAAGTTTGGGCTCCATCAAAAGATTTGAAAGCAGCGGGGAGATTTCTCTGAAATCTCTGCTGAATATTGCGGTGGTGCTTGGCTGTGAAGAGGATTTTCTTTCTCTTTTTACGAAAAAGCATTATGCCTCTATAGAGGATGTCATAAATGAAAAAAATTAA
- a CDS encoding HipA N-terminal domain-containing protein, which yields MKKIKALSVGYNGRPVGRLALTPDGFSAFEYSSNWLAAGFSISPFSLPLKDGVFVQKRREPFEGGFGIFADSLPDGWGRLLLDRILLKNHLDPYGIDILQRLAITLNILFCLYIVHYRL from the coding sequence ATGAAAAAAATTAAGGCGTTGTCTGTCGGCTATAACGGCCGTCCGGTCGGGAGGCTTGCGCTGACTCCAGATGGCTTTTCCGCCTTTGAGTATAGCAGCAACTGGCTGGCAGCCGGTTTTTCGATCAGCCCTTTCAGCCTACCGTTAAAAGATGGTGTTTTTGTACAAAAGAGGCGCGAGCCATTCGAGGGCGGCTTTGGCATTTTCGCCGACAGTTTGCCGGATGGCTGGGGACGTTTGCTCTTAGACCGTATACTGCTGAAAAATCATCTCGATCCATACGGTATAGATATTTTGCAGCGTCTTGCCATAACGTTAAACATCCTGTTTTGTCTGTATATTGTACATTACCGACTATGA